One part of the Eucalyptus grandis isolate ANBG69807.140 chromosome 10, ASM1654582v1, whole genome shotgun sequence genome encodes these proteins:
- the LOC104421830 gene encoding CDP-diacylglycerol--glycerol-3-phosphate 3-phosphatidyltransferase 1, chloroplastic, which yields MGSEDGAKRGNEQRTRLLGHDQIPPPPSPSPSMQHCGDKPADKLLTLPTVLTLGRVAAVPLFVSTFYVDSWWGTTATTSIFIAAAITDWLDGYLARKMRLGSVFGAFLDPVADKLMVAAALVLLCTRPLDVDMFEQAPWLMTVPSIAIIGREITMSAVREWAASQNSKILEAVAVNNLGKWKTAMQMTALTILLATRDSSLGGSDTLIASGVALLYISAGLAIWSLIVYVGKIWKVLIR from the exons ATGGGGTCGGAAGATGGCGCCAAAAGAGGCAACGAACAGCGGACGCGCTTGCTCGGCCACGATCAGATTCCGCCTCCGCCTTCGCCTTCGCCTTCGATGCAACATTGTGGCGACAAGCCGGCCGACAAGCTGCTCACGTTGCCGACGGTCCTGACGCTTGGCCGGGTCGCCGCCGTGCCCCTCTTCGTCAGCA CCTTCTATGTCGATAGTTGGTGGGGGACAACTGCTACTACGAGCATCTTTATTGCTGCTGCAATCACAGATTGGCTTGATGGGTATCTTGCTAGGAAG ATGAGACTAGGCTCTGTATTTGGTGCATTTTTAGATCCTGTAGCTGACAAG CTCATGGTAGCCGCCGCATTAGTTTTGCTATGTACCAGGCCTTTGGATGTTGACATGTTCGAGCAAGCACCATGGCTAATGACTGTCCCTTCAATAGCTATAATTGGTAGAGAG ATTACTATGTCTGCAGTTAGAGAATGGGCTGCTTCTCAGAATAGTAAGATTTTAGAG GCTGTCGCTGTAAATAATTTAGGGAAGTGGAAAACCGCTATGCAGATGACTGCACTGACCATTTTATTGGCTACTAGAGACAGCAG TCTTGGAGGATCTGATACTTTAATAGCTTCTGGAGTTGCTTTGCTTTACATCTCGGCAGGGCTCGCCATATGGTCCTTGATTGTGTATGTGGGGAAGATTTGGAAAGTGTTGATCAGATAA
- the LOC104421831 gene encoding glutathione S-transferase L3, giving the protein MAMATLKALVGHTSYPSSSPLTSSSDIFTPSAPLCVCRTSRLIRPADSATVCLLRPPAPEPVLARVALARPGRRASVSATMATGVKETLPPALTSTSDPPPVFDGTTRLYISYTCPFAQRVWITRNHKGLQDQIKLVPIDLQNRPAWYKEKVYPANKVPALEHNNEVRGESLDLIKYLDANFGGPSLWPEDPAKKEFAEELFSYTDTFSKSVVSSFKGEGDDQAAAAFDFIENALSKFEHGPFFLGQFSLVDIAYAPFIERFTPYLQEVKSIDITAGRPKLATWIEEMNKNEAYTQTRRDPKELVESYKKRFAAQL; this is encoded by the exons ATGGCAATGGCCACTCTGAAAGCATTGGTCGGTCATACTTCTTATCCTTCTTCGTCACCGCTGACGTCTTCGTCGGATATTTTTACCCCCTCGGCCCCTCTCTGTGTTTGCCGTACCAGCAGATTGATAAGGCCCGCCGACTCAGCCACCGTTTGCTTGCTTCGTCCCCCAGCACCCGAGCCCGTACTAGCCCGCGTTGCTCTTGCTCGACCCGGACGCAGAGCTAGCGTTTCTGCAACAATGGCTACTGG AGTGAAAGAGACTCTTCCACCGGCTCTTACCTCTACTTCAGACCCACCTCCAGTCTTTGATGGAACGACAAG ATTATACATCTCTTACACATGCCCGTTTGCACAGCGTGTGTGGATTACCCGGAACCACAAG GGCTTGCAGGATCAGATCAAGTTGGTCCCTATTGATCTGCAGAACAGGCCTGCTTGGTACAAGGAGAAAGTCTACCCAGCTAACAAG GTGCCAGCCTTGGAACACAACAATGAAGTAAGAGGAGAGAGTCTGGATCTAATTAAGTATTTAGATGCTAACTTTGGAGGGCCTTCACTTTGGCCTGAG GATCCTGCAAAGAAAGAGTTTGCAGAAGAGCTCTTCTCATACACCGACACATTCAGCAAATCCGTTGTCTCCTCATTCAAAGGAGAAGGGGACGACCAAGCTG CCGCTGCATTTGATTTCATCGAGAATGCGCTTTCCAAATTTGAGCACGGACCTTTCTTCCTTGGGCAGTTCAGCCTG GTTGATATTGCTTATGCTCCATTTATTGAAAGATTTACGCCATATCTACAAGAAGTGAAAAGCATTGACATTACAGCAGGCAGGCCAAAACTGGCAACCTGGATTGAG GAGATGAACAAAAATGAGGCTTACACTCAGACCCGCCGAGACCCCAAGGAGCTTGTGGAAAGCTATAAGAAACGATTCGCG GCCCAGCTCTGA
- the LOC104421832 gene encoding uncharacterized protein LOC104421832, with amino-acid sequence MAFRSKNLLRLLSSRLNQTAGFTTSTTPKMRAHALPIDSSEVDQVKKRMKKGDFVPVCMALGMITLSTSLGLYTAMRELKDSPTVWVRKSRRETLPEVVEPEVVVKEAEKFVNKSLFRKIAHLQEFDTGDSAIRARLAAGS; translated from the exons ATGGCTTTTCGATCCAAG AATTTGTTGCGATTGCTCTCGAGCCGCTTGAATCAGACTGCCGGCTTCACCACTTCGACGACACCGAAAATGCGAGCGCACGCGCTGCCGATAGACAGCAGTGAGGTTGACCAAGTGAAGAAGCGGATGAAGAAGGGGGACTTCGTGCCGGTTTGCATGGCGCTCGGGATGATCACCCTCTCCACCTCGCTGGGGCTTTACACGGCGATGAGGGAACTGAAGGACTCGCCCACGGTGTGGGTGAGGAAGTCGCGGAGGGAGACGCTGCCGGAGGTGGTGGAGCCGGAGGTGGTGGTGAAGGAGGCGGAGAAGTTTGTGAACAAGTCCCTGTTCCGGAAGATCGCCCACCTTCAGGAGTTCGATACTGGTGATTCCGCCATCAGGGCCCGCCTCGCCGCCGGGTCCTAA
- the LOC104421833 gene encoding protein MAEA homolog produces the protein MEIDPLPKGAPPAAAAAAVAAAAAATNAPSSKLSRLTESLKLEHQYMRVPFEHYKKSMRANHRVVEKEVSAVVSAVSDAAEAPGEDNAVDRLSSLVSRLQGLKRKLGEGSRTEHLQAQRCRARLEHLESADPENLSEWSNTRLKRILVDYMLRMSYYDTAAKLAESTNIQDLVDIDVFLEAKKVIDALQNKEVGPALAWCTENKSRLKKSKSIFEFQLRLQEFVELVRAENSMQAITYARKYLAPWGSTHMKELQRVMATLAFRSNTECATYKVLFEPKQWDFLVDQFRQEFCRLYGMTFEPLLSIYLQAGLSALKTPFCTEDGCTKEDPLSQESFRKLAMPLPFSKQEHSKLVCYITKELMDTENPPLVLPNGYVYSTKALEEMAKKNNGKITCPRTNFGCDYSDLVKAYIS, from the exons ATGGAGATCGATCCCCTCCCCAAGGGCGccccgccggccgccgccgccgccgccgtcgccgccgccgcggccgccacCAACGCCCCGTCGTCGAAGCTGTCGCGGCTGACGGAGTCGCTGAAGCTGGAGCACCAGTACATGCGGGTCCCCTTCGAGCACTACAAGAAGTCGATGCGCGCCAACCACCGCGTCGTCGAGAAGGAGGTCTCCGCCGTCGTGTCCGCCGTCTCCGACGCCGCCGAGGCGCCCGGCGAGGACAACGCCGTCGATCGGCTCAGCTCGCTCGTTTCCAGGTTGCAGGGCCTCAAGAGGAAG TTGGGAGAGGGAAGTCGGACAGAGCACTTGCAAGCTCAGAGATGCCGAGCTCGATTAGAGCACTTAGAATCAGCTGACCCGGAGAATTTATCTGAGTGGAGCAACACTCGATTAAAGCGAATTCTTGTAGATTACATGTTGCGGATGTCTTACTATGATACTGCTGCAAAGCTTGCAGAGAGTACTAATATACAG GATCTTGTTGATATTGATGTATTCCTGGAAGCCAAAAAAGTTATTGATGCACTCCAAAATAAGGAAGTGGGTCCTGCCCTAGCTTGGTGCACTGAAAACAAGTCAAGATTAAAGAAATCCAAG AGTATTTTTGAGTTCCAATTAAGACTTCAAGAGTTTGTCGAATTGGTGAGAGCAGAGAACAGCATGCAAGCTATTACCTACGCCAGAAAGTACCTTGCACCATGGGGATCTACACATATGAAAGAGCTGCAACGAGTCATGGCCACATTAGCATTCAGAAGCAACACTGAATGTGCAACCTACAAG GTTTTATTTGAACCGAAGCAATGGGATTTCCTTGTGGATCAATTTAGACAGGAATTCTGCAGATTATATGGAATGACTTTTGAGCCTTTGCTAAGCATATATTTGCAGGCTGGATTGTCTGCTCTGAAAACTCC ATTCTGCACTGAGGATGGTTGCACAAAGGAAGACCCGTTATCGCAGGAAAGTTTCCGAAAACTTGCAATGCCATTACCTTTCTCCAAGCAGGAGCACTCGAAGCTTGTTTGTTATATAACTAAAGAACTTATGGACACGGAGAACCCACCTCTAGTCCTACCAAATGGCTATGTCTACAGCACCAAG GCTCTTGAAGAAATGGCAAAGAAGAACAATGGTAAAATCACCTGCCCTAGGACAAACTTCGGCTGCGACTATTCTGATCTGGTGAAGGCATACATATCTTGA